From the Brassica napus cultivar Da-Ae chromosome A8, Da-Ae, whole genome shotgun sequence genome, one window contains:
- the LOC106378789 gene encoding zinc finger protein JAGGED-like produces MRAEDNNTFDLNNLPDDPSIDFFPFFKEGSSSSSSSGGFREKHIKDGKEYECRFCSLKFFKSQALGGHMNRHRQEREAESLNKARELLRNNTFPPHQGPPFSYQHGDMHIGDPITPYKPMMYPPRLFSPSALLPPPPLVQPYLYPPRSPTPPLSLPYHCTDDYYLYNNGTHHQTLTNSGCGGRSLPESRYIFIGSPVANGYRVAPPLSQPLPPHHGYN; encoded by the exons AT GAGAGCTGAAGATAATAACACTTTTGATCTTAATAACTTACCTGATGATCCTTCTATAGACTTTTTCCCATTCTTTAAAGAAGGCtcgtcttcatcttcatcctctG GAGGATTTAGAGAGAAGCACATCAAAGATGGAAAAGAGTACGAATGTAGATTTTGTTCACTCAAGTTCTTCAAATCCCAAGCTCTCGGTGGCCACATGAACCGCCACCGTCAAG AGAGGGAGGCGGAGTCACTAAACAAAGCTCGTGAACTTCTTCGCAACAATACATTTCCTCCTCATCAAGGACCTCCATTTAG TTATCAGCATGGAGATATGCATATAGGAGACCCAATAACACCATACAAACCAATGATGTATCCACCAAGATTGTTCTCCCCCTCCGCACTTCTGCCGCCACCACCACTTGTGCAACCTTATCTTTATCCACCACGGTCTCCTACCCCACCGTTATCGCTTCCTTACCATTGCACCGACGACTACTATTTGTACAACAATGGTACACATCACCAAACCTTAACCAATAGCGGTTGCGGTGGTCGCTCACTGCCTGAATCTAGATACATCTTCATCGGTTCACCCGTGGCTAATGGCTATAGGGTTGCTCCTCCTCTTTCGCAGCCTCTACCTCCACATCATGGTTATAATTAA
- the BNAA08G24300D gene encoding uncharacterized protein BNAA08G24300D: protein MNCCGVQQNAFEVMRRSRDAVVCPKPRRAGVLNHHHLARSLRWQVSHQMELCESNSRSDILDFILAKGGGCEQDPTPELFFTGSPPSRVSNPLTKDSLFQDELLAVAPPPPSTPRATKPPPPSSPRNGGGCVRATTNFGNNPAVRVVGFNCLDMDRRNSVPTLA, encoded by the exons ATGAACTGCTGTGGAGTTCAACAAAACGCTTTCGAGGTGATGAGGAGGAGCAGAGACGCCGTCGTTTGCCCTAAACCACGTCGTGCCGGTGTCCTAAACCACCACCACCTTGCTCGGTCTCTCCGTTGGCAAGTCAG TCACCAGATGGAGCTATGCGAGTCGAATTCAAGAAGTGATATTTTGGATTTCATACTCGCTAAG ggTGGTGGTTGTGAACAAGATCCGACGCCGGAGCTATTCTTCACAGGGTCACCGCCGAGTAGAGTTTCTAACCCGTTAACCAAAGATTCACTCTTTCAGGACGAGCTTCTCGCGgtggctcctcctcctccgtcgaCTCCACGAGCAACCAAGCCGCCGCCACCGTCTTCTCCAAGGAACGGTGGCGGTTGCGTTAGGGCGACGACTAACTTTGGGAACAATCCTGCGGTTCGTGTCGTGGGATTTAATTGCCTTGACATGGACAGACGCAACAGTGTTCCTACTCTTGCATAA
- the LOC106382350 gene encoding glyceraldehyde-3-phosphate dehydrogenase, cytosolic-like (The RefSeq protein has 3 substitutions and aligns at 99% coverage compared to this genomic sequence), with protein sequence MADKKKIKIGINGFGRIGRLVARVILQRNDVGLVAVNDPFITTEYMTYMFKYDSVHGQWKHNELKIKDEKTLLFGEKPVTVFGIRNPEEIPWGEAGADFVVESTGVFTDKDKAAAHLKGGAKKVVISAPSKDAPMFVVGVNEHEYKSDLNIVSNASCTTNCLAPLAKVINDRFGIVEGLMTTVHSITATQKTVDGPSMKDWRGGRAASFNIIPSSTGAAKAVGKVLPQLNGKLTGMSFRVPTVDVSIVDLTVRLEKAATYDEIKKAIKEESEGKLKGILGYTEDDVVSTDFVGDNRSSIFDAKAGIALSDNFVKLVSWYDNEWGYSTRVVDLIIHMSKA encoded by the exons CTGACAACAAGAAGATTAAGATCGGAATCAACG GTTTCGGAAGAATCGGTCGCTTGGTGGCGAGAGTTATCCTTCAAAGGAACGATGTTGAGCTCGTCGCTGTTAACGATCCTTTCATCACCACCGAGTACATG ACGTACATGTTTAAGTACGACAGTGTTCACGGTCAGTGGAAGCACAACGAGCTTAAGATAAAGGATGAGAAAACTCTTCTCTTTGGTGAGAAGCCAGTCACTGTTTTTGGCATCAG GAACCCTGAGGAGATCCCATGGGGTGAGGCTGGTGCTGACTTTGTTGTGGAGTCTACTGGTGTTTTCACTGACAAGGACAAGGCCGCTGCTCACTTGAAG GGTGGTGCCAAGAAAGTTGTGATCTCTGCCCCAAGCAAAGATGCTCCCATGTTTGTCGTTGGTGTCAATGAGCATGAATACAAGTCTGATCTTAACATTGTTTCCAACGCTAGTTGCACCACTAACTGCCTTGCTCCACTTGCCAAG GTTATCAACGACAGGTTTGGAATTGTTGAGGGACTCATGACTACCGTCCACTCTATCACTG CTACTCAGAAGACTGTTGATGGTCCATCAATGAAGGACTGGAGAGGTGGAAGAGCCGCTTCCTTCAACATCATTCCCAGCAGCACCGGAGCTGCCAAGGCTGTCGGAAAGGTGCTTCCACAGCTCAACGGAAAGTTGACCGGAATGTCCTTCCGTGTTCCCACCGTTGATGTTTCAGTTGTTGACCTTACGGTTAGACTCGAGAAAGCTGCGACCTACGATGAAATCAAGAAGGCTATCAA GGAGGAATCTGAAGGCAAGCTAAAGGGAATCCTTGGTTACACCGAGGACGATGTTGTCTCAACTGACTTCGTTGGCGACAACAG GTCGAGCATTTTTGACGCCAAGGCTGGAATCGCATTGAGTGACAACTTCGTGAAACTGGTGTCGTGGTATGACAACGAATGGGGTTACAGTACCCGTGTGGTCGACTTGATCATCCACATGTCCAAGGCCTAA
- the BNAC08G15920D gene encoding uncharacterized protein BNAC08G15920D, protein MYVTRHLSEYQKNTSNLTQSLPEGPNSGVLVIQDEESKPTCCFGSCYDGELKGLPFPQNAKLTVTYRTGTNDNRRSYHDPVLFIPVPGQPLSLNRYYVIKRRGKHSGGASASAKEEDRVPCCFCFSYIPEAKPQEADPYDIYQQFEIHNRRASSGYYTATSVAPNGIPPEFLKRKYWTVGYSNSQDFGLADDAKGINDKLRSELPKDMNTSVVVGKWYVPFIFVKEGDAKNQIKTSTYYRMTLKQRWEEVYSCSYNEEASEVVVDVEVETEVVKLDGEVTNLRETRADGIVLFSVLRDERQDMKIGLGSVVVERIKWEEERFGWLNRGDEVRSRIKRSERFEGGSSQWKSYKCYVLVESFELKRTDGSLVLTYEFTHVDKLKSKWV, encoded by the exons ATGTATGTAACAAGGCATCTCTCGGAATACCAGAAAAACACGTCAAACTTGACACAATCGTTGCCGGaaggtccaaactcaggtgtacTTGTGATTCAAGATGAAGAGTCAAAGCCGACTTGTTGCTTCGGATCTTGCTACGATGGTGAACTCAAAGGCTTACCATTCCCACAGAACGCAAAGCTGACTGTGACTTACAGAACCGGAACTAATGATAACAGGCGCAGTTACCATGACCCCGTTCTGTTCATTCCGGTTCCTGGACAGCCTCTATCTTTGAACCGTTATTATGTCATTAAAAGACGTGGGAAGCACTCAGG AGGAGCTTCGGCAAGTGCAAAAGAAGAAGACAGAGTCCCCTGCTGCTTTTGCTTTAGCTACATTCCTGAAGCTAAGCCACAAGAAGCAGATCCTTATGACATATACCAACAATTTGAGATCCATAACCGCCGAGCATCATCTGGTTATTACACTGCCACTTCTGTTGCTCCTAATGGGATACCACCGGAGTTCCTTAAGAGAAAGTACTGGACCGTTGGGTACTCGAATTCTCAAGACTTTGGTTTGGCAGATGATGCAAAGGGAATCAACGATAAGCTACGGTCCGAGCTTCCCAAAGATATGAATACAAGCGTTGTGGTAGGAAAATGGTATGTCCCTTTCATATTCGTGAAAGAAGGAGAcgcaaaaaatcagattaaaACCTCAACTTATTACAGAATGACTCTTAAACAAAGATGGGAAGAGGTTTACTCATGTAGTTACAACGAGGAAGCAAGTGAGGTTGTTGTTGATGTTGAAGTAGAAACAGAAGTGGTGAAGCTTGATGGAGAAGTAACCAACCTGAGAGAGACTAGAGCTGATGGAATTGTTTTGTTTAGTGTCTTAAGAGATGAGAGACAAGACATGAAGATAGGTCTCGGGTCAGTGGTCGTGGAGAGGATTAAGTGGGAAGAGGAGAGGTTCGGTTGGTTAAATAGAGGCGATGAAGTAAGGTCTAGGATTAAGAGATCAGAGAGATTCGAAGGCGGTTCATCACAGTGGAAGAGTTATAAATGCTATGTACTTGTAGAGAGCTTTGAATTAAAGAGAACTGATGGGAGTTTGGTGTTGACTTATGAGTTTACACATGTTGATAAGTTGAAGAGCAAGTGGGTTTGA